Genomic window (Nymphaea colorata isolate Beijing-Zhang1983 chromosome 1, ASM883128v2, whole genome shotgun sequence):
GAGCTGATATGTTGATCCGTATTCAGTAACTCGGGGAAATCccttttgttttaatttaaaaacataaatgaaaattatGCATACCTTGGTGATGAGTATATAAATGTGTTTCAGTTACATATCACAGCATTTGCATAATCTAATTGTCATCTTTTATAAAAGATTATGATATGATTATCATATTGTATAGAAtgttataagttataacataAGTGTCGTATTACATAAAATTTCATGCTATATGTACTTAAAAAGTTAATATATtacataaaaaagtttttcaattattatgttatataaaaataaacgaGTATTGCTAATTATCATATCTAtcctttcaaaaaaataaagttaaCTTGTTAGTCGAGCcaataaagaagaaaaccatAAAGTTTATCTCACCCATGTTATATGGCTTATCTAATTTTGGTGGTTCTCACAAAAATTCCCATGCAGCATTCTTTGTGCAaagtttcccttttctttaatCCTTATCACTTTTGTGACGACCAAGTAGAGTATATTTTTGCAAATTGGTCTTGATTCTCTTgaatacaaattaaaaaatacagTTTCCCTGTTCACTTTCTCAAAATCAATTGAATCAGTGAGTTAATAGTGAAACTTGGATGACTTTGCCTATTCTCAATTTACTTGCCGAGTTGCAATATTGAATCTGCTGGGTTTGGCCTTACTCGAGTTGTCTTAAGTTTTTAGTCAGGGGCGGATTCAAGCCAACTTGGGTGAGTTACATGTTGACTCACCAAGGTTGTCAACAATGATATTGCCAATATTTGTGTATGTGTGATACTGTATTATGCTATGTGAGCCTATCTATGTTCCAAAGGTTTGTGGTTCTAAGTTCTAACTCGCCAAGGTTGCGAACAATGCCATTGCTATTGTTTGTGTGTTTACTGTATTGTACTGGATGGTCAGCCCATTGAATGTTTCAACAATCCAGTGTTCTTGAATCAGGCCAAATTATGGTCCTCTACAGTTTATGTGGTAAAACATATTATTAACCATGCTGCTTTTTAGGTTAGGGAGGTTTCTATTTGAAGACATATCTTTAACCATGCTACTTTTTAGGTTAGGGAGGTTTCTATTTGAAGACATTCGGGCAGGTTTTCTATATTAACACATATCAACATATTAATGCCATGGTAACTtgggttaaaacttaaaacttgTGAGGTGACCAAGTTGGCATGATATTGTTAGACACCAGATAGGGGGTCCCGGGTTGGGTCCATTAGGCTGGCCCATTTACCTCTATAAATAGGGTCGGTAGACCAGAATAGGGGGATCGGTGAAAATTATTAGGTCTTGCTCTGGGAGGAGAAACCCTAATCTGGAGATTAAGGTTGAGTGTGTGCGTGGAATTCAAGGTTTCCTCTTAGAAGGGATAATCAAGGTTAGCAGTGGCTAACAAATACTTTGTGTGCTAGGTTTGATCATTAACCAGAGAGGTTTTCTCTTGGGCTATGCTttgtatatactatatagtgGCTGGAACTTTTAGAGTTGTTTATTTGTACTTCGTAGGCATTGATCTTTTGAATTGACTTTTGTAGGATATCATATGCCACCTGTTGTGATGCCGCCTGGTGCATCCTCTGTCTCTATGCAGCCTAATGGTTTGCCCGGGCCACCAGCTTCTAGCATGGCCTCATCAGCGCCAGGTGCACCATCATTACCTAGTAATGGTGCTCCTCCTGGCAGTAACCCTGGAGGGTATCTAGTGACTCCAACTATGATGGGTTCAGCATCGGGTGGAACTCCCACCAGTTTGTCACAGACGTCCGCTGCTTCATCTCTGCCTAGTCATGTCTATGCTGCTGCACCACAGCCACATGGTTTGCCGAGAGTGGGTCCTGGAGGGGCTGCACCAACTTCAGTTTCATCACAGGACGGTTATGGCTATGGTCAAGCTCCTGATTCCAGTCACTCCAACCCAGCTTATTAAAAGTGAAACTTGTTCTCTACAAGTTTttcgtttcctttttctgttttttgggTTTCAGATGCTTGCATAGGTTGGTTTCGGAAAATTAATGGTTGAGGGTGTGAGGAAGCTTCTTCCAAACACAGCCTGGGTTGAAATCATTAACCATGGGCTTAGTTCTGAAGGGCCGTGTGTGAAGACTGCTCCGCTGATAAAACATAAACATGAGATCAGACCGGGCTATTTTGTAGAGAACAGTGTACTTCAATTGTTTGGGTCGATAtcgaaaaacaaaacaaattaaaacaattaGCCAGTTTATAATATCATTGCAGAagttaatttaatttgtttgcATTGTGCAACTTCTGTTTGGGATTTAGCAGATAGAATTTGCCTACGTTCTTTCAGATGATTTTTCTGGTCTAATTCATGTTGAACGATGTAATTTTTGATCGCCaaccattttttccctttttcggTATCAAATATCAACGGCGTTTTCAGTTGTACCTTATGTCCCAAAAGGTGAGCATAAGATATGTGTGGTCATTCTACAATTGGCAATTCATTTGTCAGGTGTCAGGAACCTCTAACCTTTACAAAGGACTGTGTTTGATCACgtcggatctgagatccattttttagaattaaatCTTTGGTTCAAAAGAAACATGTACTGCAACATAAATTTGTACCCTTCTAACTTTCATTTGCTCATCTGCAGTCAGAACTTGAGGATAACGAAGAATGTTCTCAAACGTGCAGCTTACCAAAATGTTTTAAGGGGTTCCGCCATTTATGAGGACCCTTGGATCTCAGACTCGGGTGATCAAAAcatattttgagaattttgaatcaaatgaAGATATATCAAAAGTCCTTGATTTTCAGGCATGTCACATGGCATGATCGTCAATGATGCCTATACATCAAACCAGAACCATCCAAAAAGTGTAAAAGATGAATTGCCACATCTTTGCACGTTTGCAGAAATTTCACAGATAGGACTTTCGGCTTCTCGTTTCTCATGTTAGTGGATGGAAGGAATGGCAGGATGGCAGATGAAAAGGCAGGCGCATATACATCACGTAAAAGGAGAAGCACAGCTTAAATGCATTAACAAGGGCAGCTTGCTGGGTATGCTGTAAGCTCTATACAGCTTAGTCTAACTTgaacagttttttattttatagattgCCATCTTTTGAGGTTTCTTAAAATTCTGGTAACTAGTTTTGTGCCGTTGGTTTATCTGTTGAAGATGAACAGTTTGACCCTCCGATGCTCTAGACGGAGTTT
Coding sequences:
- the LOC116260668 gene encoding U1 small nuclear ribonucleoprotein C-like, whose amino-acid sequence is MPRYYCDYCDTYLTHDSPSVRKQHNAGYKHKANVRTYYQQFEEQQTQSLIDQKVKEHLVGQTTFQQQVGVAFNQHLGSLPSTLPRPRLPVLPPPVIPVGTSSQVHPNMMPGVRPPLFPRPAPGYHMPPVVMPPGASSVSMQPNGLPGPPASSMASSAPGAPSLPSNGAPPGSNPGGYLVTPTMMGSASGGTPTSLSQTSAASSLPSHVYAAAPQPHGLPRVGPGGAAPTSVSSQDGYGYGQAPDSSHSNPAY